ACAGCGTGTGCGCACGGCGCGCGACGTTATGTTCGACGAAGGGCGAGGATGGGCGTGGGACAAGGCGGTGGATGACGGTTCGGCTCCGACGTACGACGACTTCACCGTCGAGTACGTCCGCTTCGAGGGAGCCGGGGGAGTAGACAGCTCTTCTTCGCCGAGCGTGCCTACCCCAGTCCCCGAGCCTCCACCGACGCTGGCGCCCGCCACACCGGCGGCACCACGCCCTTCAGCTACGACTCCGGCTGCGCCGAGTTCCTCGGCTGCACCACCACAGCCGGCGACGCCGCGATCTCCAGTACCGATAGCCACTCCTCCGGGCCCGTCTACTTCGACACCTGCTCGTGCTGAGCGCAGTCCGGTGGAGTTCGCTACTCCGCTCTCTCATGACGAGGAGCGCGTCGACGCGTACCATGACGGCGAGCCGTTGCGGTATCGTACGATGGAGGACCTTCTCGGTGATCAGCCGGTGCCGGGACTGGTGCCTCACGACCTGGAGGCACAGTTGCATCTCGCATGTGACGACGGCGAGCCTTGGTCTTTCGCAGAGGCCGAGGGACACGCGGCATGGCGTGCCGCGATGCAGTCGGAGATGGATGCGATTGAGAAGAATCGCACTTGGGAGCTTGCTGATCTCCCTCGCGGTCACCGCGCGATCACCcttaagtgggtgttcaagctgaAGAGGGATGAGGCCGGCACCGTCGTCAAGCACAAGGCCCGCCTGGTGGCACGAGGTTTCGTGCAACAGGAGGGCGTCGACTTCGACGATACCTTCGCTCCCGTAGCACGGATGGAGTCCGTGCGACTCCTCCTTGCGCTAGCTGCCCAGGAGGGCTGGCGTGTCCATCACATGGACGTCAAGTCGGCGTTTCTCAACGGCGActtgaaggaggaggtctacGTGCACCAGCCGCCGGGGTTTGCGATCCCCAGCAAGGAGGGTAAGGTGCTACGTCTGCGCAAGGCCCTCTATGGCTTGCGGCAGGCCCCAAGGGCGTGGAACGCCAAGCTGGATTCCACGCTCAAGGGGATGGGCTTCGAGCAAAGCCCGCACGAGGCGGCCATCTACCGGCGGGGCAAAGGAGGCAATGCTCTGCTGGTGGGTGTCTACGTCGACGACTTGGTGATCACCGGCACCAAGAatgcggaggtggcggcgttcAAGGAGGAGATGAAGGCCACCTTCCAGATGAGCGACCTGGGGCCTCTCTCCTTCTACCTGGGGATCGAGGTGCACCAGGACGACTCCGGGATCACACTTCGACAAACCGCCTACGCCAAGCGCGTCGTCGAGCTCGCTGGGCTCCTTGACTGCAACCCAGCTCTTACTCCGATGGAGGAAAGGCTGAAGCTGAGCCGTAACAGCACAGCGGAGGAGGTAGACGCTACTCAGTACCGGCGTCTTGTGGGGAGCCTCCGCTACCTCGCCCACACACGGCCGGACTTGGCATTCTCCGTCGGCTACGTCAGTCGGTTCATGCAGCGACCGACGACGGAGCACCAGCAGGCCGTGAAGAGGATCATTCGCTATGTTGCGGGGACTCTCGACCATGGTCTCCACTACCCGAGGTGCCCTGGAGCGGCACACTTTGTCGGGTACAGCGACAGCGACCACGCCGGCGACATCGACACCAGCAAGAGCACGAGCGggatcctcttcctcctcggcAAGTGTCTCGTGAGCTGGCAGTCGGTCAAGCAGCAGGTGGTGGCCTTGTCCAGCTGCGAGGCCGAGTACATAGCGGCCTCCACCGCGTCGACTCAGGCGCTCTGGCTCGCTCGACTGCTTGGTGATCTACTCGGCAGAGACACTGGAGCAGTAGAGCTCAGGGTGGACAGCAAGTCCGCTCTGGCCTTGGCGAAGAACCCCGTTTTCCACGAACGGAGCAAGCACATCCGGGTGAGGTATCACTTCATCCGAGGTTGCTTGGAGGAAGGAAGCATCAAGGCGAGCTACATCAACACCAAGGATCAGCTTGCGGATCTACTCACCAAACCCCTTGGGAGGATCAAGTTCCTTGAGCTTTGCTCCAGGACTGGGATGGTCCAATCTTCCCCCAAGACGACGCACAAGACTTAGGGGGAGAATGATGGATAAGTCCTTGCTGCTGGTCTTTGTGGTCCTTAGCAGCAGTTAGCATCTTGTAGTCCTTAGCATCTTGGACTGCAGGCATCTTGGACTAAAGGACAGCAGTTAGTGTCCTCTCTAGGATAGCAGTTAGTGTCCTCTCTAGGACAGCAGTTAGACTAGTGTTAGACTAGCATTATTGGCTTTGTTGCTGCCCAGCAGCCTGCTGTATATATATGTGGCCACCCCTCCCGTTGGAAGGCATGGCATTGTGAGTGTGAATGAAGAAAAACCCAGAAAACTTCCCAAACTTGAGTGTCATCCTCTCAGCTCAATGAGAGTGAAAATTGAGCTCCTAACAGTAGGCCCCTGCAACCCATGCCGATGCCGTCGATCCGCTGTCCAAATGCGTTTCCTGACAGCCAACCAGGTGAAGAACTTGACCTTCAGAGGCGGCCATGCTTTCCAAATTGGCTTGTCTCCCTCAAACCGCTCAGAGCCTTGGAAGAACATGGTCGTCCACTTCCACTTGATGGCATCCTCCACGCCAGGTTGTAGCTGGACCGCGTCTATGATCTGCCAAAGTAGCAGATACTCAGACAAGGCCGCAACTGTGAGGGTGCCGGCGATATCCTGAATCCACCGCTTGTCAACCAAAGCGTCGTGTACTGTTCTCGCGTTCCTGACCCTTGGCCTGATGAGTTTGCACAATCCGGGTGCAACCAAGCAAAGGTGAGTCGCCGCCAAGCCATCGGTCTGACCAGAACAGTGTGAGGTTGCCGTCACCCAACATGATATCTCAGGCGGAGTGCATAAGAAGCTCGACGCAGATCAATAATCCCCAGGCCTCCAAACTCTGTTGGCTGGCAAGCGATCGATCAAGCAACTAGACACTGACCTCCGTGTGCCTTTTCCTTGCCAGCCCACAAGAACCCACGGCGCCTCTTGTCCGGCACCTTGAGATCAACGTatgaacacaagcagaggtcAAGGTAACTTTCATCACGGTCAACCTGCCAGCTTTGTTCATTAGGGAAGCTTTCCAAGTGGGGATGTAAGCTGCAACCCGGTCGACGAGTGGTTGCAGATGGACCTTGCGTAGCCGTCCATCAGTGAGAGGAAGACCAAGGTAGGTTATGGGGAAACCTGAGATCTTGGCCGGGAAAAGCTGGCTAGCAAGCTTCCATGAAACGATGAAAGTATGAAACCACCACGATACCAAATGATACTTTGGGTGGGTGCATTTCAGAAACATGTAGCTGTCTAAAAATTTAGATTTTATTGCTAGTCGGTTCACTTTCTACCATCAACGCAAAGATCCAAGAAATACCAGCAATTATAACTTAGGATACCGGACATCAGAGCTTCCTAGTTATTTTGCATAGATATTACTGCCTCCGTTTCAAAATATAACAACTTTTTAAGTTGGTCGAAGTTAAATATTTTTATCTTTGACCAATAATATCTTCAAAAGTGATTATTTTTAAATAGAAAAAATTACACGGCAGTTGATTCCATTACAAATAAATTAATATATTATTATTATGGTGTCAAtctttatatatttttttacatcTACTATCAAAGTTTAAAAGATTTGACTcggaaaaatctaaaaataacTATATTCTAGGACGAAGGCAGTATTCTCAGCCATAAAGACGTACTCCCTCCTGACCGTTTTTTAAGGTGTATCTTTATTTTTTATCTGGATCACACCACAACATAGAGCGCTTGAGTACCAATGCAAACCATTATGATGGTAGGGGAAAACGAAGCGTCATCTGGTTGCACGAGGGATCCATGTATCCATTAGGGTTAATGGGCGTAAGAAATGATGCGTTGCGAGCAATGCGCAACAGCCAAACACAGGTGGAACCTCGTGGATAATTACGTCTGCGGGTTAACCCTCCGTGCGCcttaggctaatcacaatggaGGTTTCGTATCCATATTTCCAAGGATGCCACATCAACTTTGTAGAAGGATGAAACACCCTCTCTCAATAGAGAGTTTCATCTCACTATTTCATATGCCAATATACTACTTAAATGCTGCAAATAAATAACCAATAGAGTTTACTCAATTGTGTGAAGATGAAACAAAACACTCTCAATGGAGGTTTCACACGGTCTCCAAGTTCTTGGAAATAGGTTAATATAGTTTCATCATCATGAAACTCCATGAAACTCTTATTTCTTAAATGATGTGCCATGTCATCCAAATTGCTGATATGGCAGGCTAATTAATGCCATGAAATACCCCATGAAACTCCCATTGTGAATAGCCTTAGGTAGACTTAGTGCTAGTGCTAGTGCTAGTGCTAGTGTTATAGATATTAAAGATTATGATACATATGCAGAAATGCTGATTTGGCAAGAAAATTATAAGGAGAGAAGACCCGGATCACCGCCGCGACCGTTCGTGCCGCGGTTGCCAAGCCAGCGACACGGGGATGACACTCCCAAGGCCGGTCTTCGTTTCATCCGGGATCGGCTgctccctgctccgccgccagcCCAAACCTCCCTCCCGCCCTTCCACGCTCGGCGGACGCGCCCTCGCTTTGCTCCCGCGTCCGATTCCCCGCTTGCTCCGTCCCGCGCCGGGCTCCCGCGCGCTCGCGGCGCGTCCGGTCCCGCGCTCGCTCTATCGCTCCGCTCAGCCCTCCGCCCCGCCATGGCTTCACGCTCTGCTCGCCCGAGAAATCCCCGATGCGCTCCCTCTGCCTCCCGCCACTCCCAGCTCGTCCAGCACCTCCAGCACCCAGTTCAAGTACCGCGCCGTCAGCGAGGACGCGAGGCGGCGCTCGTGGTGGTCGTTGTGCTGCTCCCGCTCCCCCGGGTCCGCTTCCACTGCGCCGGAGCTCGCCATCCGGAAGTCTTGCCTGTGAGGCGGCGTGTGATCGACAGGGAAagggagaaaggagaaaagatCTGCGCGCAGGGAAGCAGGGGATATGCGGAATTTTCCTGAGAGCTTCTTCATTTTTGTTCGTTTTGTGCGGTGCTTAGTttggctgcccccccccccccccccccccccccctctccggGCAGCTGTGAAGtccttttttcttttgaaaaaaaaCTCAGCTCTCGTGTCTGAACTGCTCGAGTGCTTAGTGATTAGCAACAAAGATAGTGTTTGGTAATGCAAATGAAAATGGAATCAGATCACATTATAATCAGTTTTTGGTAATGCAAATGCAAATGGAGACAGCTCAAGAGCTCAATTTAGACGATGAAAAGCTTGATTTGGCGATATGCCGACTCAATTTTGCAACCAGGAGCTTGATTTGGTGGCAACAAATGAAATTGGAAGTACAATTGCCAAGCAACTGCTGCTACAATGAAATTGTGCACTGAGGGAGGCTCTATAAAATTGTACAATGAAAATATGCACTAAGGGGGTGGTTTCATTCCAATTCCAGTTTCAAGCTGACATGGCCCTCTCGATAACCGTGTGATGATACTGGGCACTGAGACTGGTGTTGACACTGTGCACCGAGAGCACCGAGACTGGTCTAACAAGTGGGTCTGGAGGGAGTACATCTCAGAGGATGCAGGAAATTGCAGAGGATGCAGGAAGTACGGGCTATAGGAAGTAATGCTCTGTACCGTAATAACAGCATCAGATCTCAAGAGCAACAATGCACACAACATCGTAGCGCTATTAAGGAACTTCCATCGcgtgtttcttttttttcatttcTTTGCATTTCATGTTACAATGTAGGGTATGTACACGTATTGACTCCTAACCTCTGCCAGGATGGACAGCAATTGCCACAATCCTCTACAGAGTTCATCCTGCCTGTTGTGGACAAAAATAACATACAAGAGGCACAGATGCATCGATAGTTCTAATTCTAACAGAAacaaaagggaaaaaaaggaaaagaaaccaaAGTGTTGTCCCCATCGTGCTTGAATTGCCTGAATGCATCTGAGGTGTCACGGTGACCATTGGTCAGGGAGAGTCAAGAAGTACTTCGACATGGCCTTCCTGAATCTCTTCTTGTACTGATCTGGGGATATGATCGTTGGCAGAACATCTTTGGAGCCACCCAAGAAACCTGATGCCTTCACCCAAGTCTCTAGTTGTTTGTCCCAAGTGTATTGCCGAAGATAGTCGATGATCCCCATCACAAGCTCTTTCCTTTCTTCATCAATGCCAACTAGAAGAGAGTAGTCCATCACATCCACCGACTGAACGAAAAAAGCGGAATGCACAACAGCATATGGTTAGATCACGCTTAAGAGTGATGAGAAATGCAACTTCATGTGCCGTTGTCTTCTGAACTGATATGCTGCAAACAGCACTGGTCTGAACAGTCTACACAAAACACCCAAATATTGTAATATATAGCACCATCCATGTATTTGCTAAAGTATGCTGGCATCATCAACTTGACCAATAACTTGGGTGACACCATACCATCAGATACTAGTAGTCAGTCAGAATGGTACCCACAAAAAGAGTCAGCAATCGAATCGCAAAATGAGTGGCTTAGCTAAGCCATGAAATTGACTCGTTGAACAGTATTAATCAAATAATCAAGCCTGTGCGGACTATATTTGGCTAAGGCCATATCCAAGTAGCCAATCTTAACTTTCAGTAGTTGCTATGTGGACTACCACTACTGAAAACTGAGCTACATGACATCCAATTGATACTGCCACCGCTCTTTCCATGTTATGTAACATATAAAAATAGTAGTATTCATTGTAAACAAGTGGAAACATGTGGCTCTTTAATCTGCTGAGCATGACACCATGGTATTTATAACCTTCGTAGACGATTTCACAACAGAAAAAGGTGAGTTTACTTACTGCCAGAAAAGACGTATCATTCCAGACTGCTCGTTCCAGCCTTCGCTTTGCTTTGCTTCCAAGAAAAATGGGCTTCGTGTGAAGTGTCTCTAACAGATTCAGATCTAAGAGAACCTTGTTGTTCCCTGATGTATCAGGATTGTATCGGGAACGCAAGGAGCCTTTTAAGTCATATATTCTTGATACCTTCCTCTTGAAAAATAGGTTTTCCATGACCATTATATCCATCTTCAGCTCCTTTCCATCTCTCAAATTCTTGGCAATGATCTGGTGCATTAATGCGCAGTTAAGTCCACAATTCAATCTCACAGGACCCAATGAACATAGAAAAATAACAGAATAGTAACACAAACCTGGTAAAGACCAAGGATTTTAGTGAGGCAAGTTGGGCTTCCAGAAGATACAGATTCTGTTAAATATTTGAAGTACTCAACTGCATAATCCTCAAATGAGTCTAATTCTGTCCGAGTCACTTGTTTTATAACAAATCTGTCATCTAGTGTTTTGGCAAAGTAGACATTACTCTTGCCACCTTGAGCACTCCATCTCTTGCAGCGGCTTAAAGAGCGGATATAGTCTAACTCATCTGGACAGCACTTTCTTCTGATTGCATCAAACTGCTTTGCAAAATAAAATGTCACAGAAAATTTTGCCTTATCAACAGAATATGAGTCTTCGTCCTCAAAAGAAACTGTCAAATGGTTATCCTTAGAATCATTTCCAGTTACACCTTGAGCCTGATCAGAACCATAGCTCCGCATTGATCCATCTAAAGAGCTCCTAGAAGACTTAGGTGCCATATAATTCAATACGCCCAATTCATTATTCTCATCCATCAGTGGCAACAAGAACCTGCGATATTCTGGAACAGTCATGGCATGGGCTATCATGCTAGATGGCTCATCATCATAAATTGGAACGACGACATCTGAATCATTTTGAGACAGTAGCAACCGACCCTCACCAACCACCATACCAGAAAGTGACAGGTTGTTCATGAACGTTGGAGACTGAGCCCTGCCAGTTCTCTCAATAGCCTTTGAGGGCCTTTGAGAATAAGATCTTCTTATGTTAGCATTTGAATCATCAACAGGCAATAACCTATTTCTGGAACTGACAGCAGAATCGAATGATTTGATTCTAATTGGTGCTATAACCTTCTGGTATGCAGGATCATCCTTCAGGGCAGCAGGTCTGACTGAAACTGTCTCTATGCTACATTGTGATGGATCGTCGACAAACTGACCAGATCCAGTCCATGCTAAGTCGATTCTGTCAGAAAGATTGGAGGCAGAAGATTGTGACTTCTGCAACATCTTTTCAGCTTTAAGTTCATCACCCAGCACTCCTTCACTATGTATTTCACTTGGGCCAAGGACAGAGCTGATACTAACTGAGCCAGAATGCAGAGATACATCAGCTGCAATGTTGGTTTTCAATCCAAAATGTGACCCATTAGTGTTGTTTTGTTCCCTTGTGGGGAATGGTTTTGCTGAATCTGTGACCAGTTCCAATGTACCTGGTTGAGTCTGTTCTAGAGAATTCTTGATAGTCCCATGTTTACAGGATATCACATCCTTTGGTTCTTCTAATAAGTTTTCAGTAAGCTTATCAGAACATTGTGCATCAGTCGGCACAGTATGACAGTTCTCTTTAGTGAGGGAATGCATCATGTACAGTCTGCGGTCCCATATGTGAATATCAAGTACAAGCTCTCGCCTCAAACGATTGAGCTCTAGAACATCCACAGTCGGTCCAAATTTCTGCAAGTTATCCATGTTGGAAAATCCCGATAAAACCTGAAAAGTAAAGGGCGCTCATGACATAAAACATACGGTTCAACATAACTGGAAATTTTAACTCAAGAATGACATGTAGGAAAACCAATACAGTTTAAATGCAATGGATAAAACAAGTAGCATTTAAACTTACATCATACTTCTTCCACTCAACTTTAACTAACACCTTAAGATCAGCAACATGATTATACAAGCCTGGCTTCATGGTAACATTCTGTGCTTTAATTATCTGTTCAATGCAGTCAAGTTTAGCCACGATTTCCCTATAAAGGTGCTCCTTCCTAGAGGCTACCTGCAAGTCAGAAAGATTTAGCTATGGCAATACATCCCCCAAAAAGCTATTTCAAAGTATATGTAATATTAACATCAACATACATCAGCAGCCTCTTTGATGACCCAATCTTGAGTTGTTGGATAAGCAAAGTCCAGTACAGAGGGTGGTAAGTTGACAGAAAGAATATCTACTGGTGAATAACGGAATACAGCAACCATGCTTCCAAGCCTGTTGATGAAGGATGCTAAAAGTTATATTGATTATGAAACTGAAGAGTGTACAATAAGAAGCAATCACATACCCATAAAAACGAAGACAGTCCCTCTGGAGGGAGTGTCCACAGGAGGCAATTCGATTGGCTGTCGTGTGATTTGAAAAGCTAAGTTCCAGAAATTTTCCAAAAGATAATCCACGTGCTGCATCTGACATGATCACCCTATGCGTGGCCGGAGGGACTCCATCTTTTGGTTTGCATCTGAGACACCGATGCCACATCCATACCTTCCCATCATGCTCCCCAGGTAACTTGACAGATGAAAGAGTTCTGACACTGATTGTGAGACTGCCTTGTTGATGAGTATAACATCGCACATGAGATTCCGCAGGCTCCTTGCAAGATT
The genomic region above belongs to Panicum hallii strain FIL2 chromosome 4, PHallii_v3.1, whole genome shotgun sequence and contains:
- the LOC112889560 gene encoding 1-phosphatidylinositol-3-phosphate 5-kinase FAB1B-like, with the protein product MGVPVAQKSDSWTAELAMADCGGLGVRPINGGRGGAVEQRESGEKGPPVSPPERVFTPPAPRMAAWRRMSSPGPLRCSTPRSVGYEDGEDSDRYFSPQSEFSQDTSDTDSVSTSISRLYTFRFGTSSPLDSPIKQLGVGYTSPPSRRGAHSPSYPWNSGRVSDDVDSSFINSPPRDDEQNKDVVQPVDFESRHIWYPPPPQDEGDDLENGFLKYDDDDDNDVSDGKVFGDVNHDYGDGDDDDLLGTKGKHNIAHKEFLRSALHGHFKALVSQLLQGHGIDPVDGWSDIVASLAWQAATFVRPDTSKGGSMDPTDYVKIKCVASGNPNDSAFIKGVVCSKNVKHKRMVSKHENPRLLLLGGALEHQKVTNKLASINSILEQEKEYLKNAVAKIEAQHPHVLLVEKSIPLDAQQLLAKDISLVLNVKRSLLERISRCTGAQIASSIENVTSTMVGHCQTFWIERVTECSSPRMSNKKTVKTLMFFDGCPRRLGCTIVLRGKSYEELKKVKLAVQFALFAAYHLSLETSYLADEGATLPKVPSDLQLDKQIFSSSHSQQNLNEFQTIDERTSGNGCIMPCFDGSSASQSHLRTDLIHKEYVEPHSRADLSQEDYNGGTIDVYPYSTKASMHDGCIPPVGQMLKVESDLDNGWNHISDEDRVAIRDHNENHFATSDNPQSILVSLSIACPLRGIVCKQSQLFRIKFYGTFDKPLGRYFREDLFVQTSCCESCKEPAESHVRCYTHQQGSLTISVRTLSSVKLPGEHDGKVWMWHRCLRCKPKDGVPPATHRVIMSDAARGLSFGKFLELSFSNHTTANRIASCGHSLQRDCLRFYGLGSMVAVFRYSPVDILSVNLPPSVLDFAYPTTQDWVIKEAADVASRKEHLYREIVAKLDCIEQIIKAQNVTMKPGLYNHVADLKVLVKVEWKKYDVLSGFSNMDNLQKFGPTVDVLELNRLRRELVLDIHIWDRRLYMMHSLTKENCHTVPTDAQCSDKLTENLLEEPKDVISCKHGTIKNSLEQTQPGTLELVTDSAKPFPTREQNNTNGSHFGLKTNIAADVSLHSGSVSISSVLGPSEIHSEGVLGDELKAEKMLQKSQSSASNLSDRIDLAWTGSGQFVDDPSQCSIETVSVRPAALKDDPAYQKVIAPIRIKSFDSAVSSRNRLLPVDDSNANIRRSYSQRPSKAIERTGRAQSPTFMNNLSLSGMVVGEGRLLLSQNDSDVVVPIYDDEPSSMIAHAMTVPEYRRFLLPLMDENNELGVLNYMAPKSSRSSLDGSMRSYGSDQAQGVTGNDSKDNHLTVSFEDEDSYSVDKAKFSVTFYFAKQFDAIRRKCCPDELDYIRSLSRCKRWSAQGGKSNVYFAKTLDDRFVIKQVTRTELDSFEDYAVEYFKYLTESVSSGSPTCLTKILGLYQIIAKNLRDGKELKMDIMVMENLFFKRKVSRIYDLKGSLRSRYNPDTSGNNKVLLDLNLLETLHTKPIFLGSKAKRRLERAVWNDTSFLASVDVMDYSLLVGIDEERKELVMGIIDYLRQYTWDKQLETWVKASGFLGGSKDVLPTIISPDQYKKRFRKAMSKYFLTLPDQWSP